In Clavibacter californiensis, the sequence GGTGCCGTGACCATCGCGCTGCCCGAGGACGTGCAGGCGGAGGCGCTCGACGTGCCGCTCGCGTTCCTCGCGCCGCGCGAGTGGCATCTGCGCCGGCCGCTGCCGGAGCGCGGGCCGCTGGCGCGCGCCGTCCAAGCGATCCGCGACGCCCGCACGCCGTTCATCATCGCGGGCGGCGGCGTCATCTACTCCGCGGCCGAGCTGGCGCTGCTGCGCTTCGCCGAGGCCACGGGCATCCCGGTCGGCACCACGCAGGCCGGCGGCGGATCCCTCGCCTGGGACCACCCCCAGTACGTCGGCGGCATCGGCGCCACCGGATCCACCGCCGCGAACCGCCTCGCCGCCGAGGCCGACGTGGTGATCGGCATCGGCACGCGCTACTCCGACTTCACCACCGCGAGCCGCACGGCGTTCCAGCGCCCCGACGTGACCTTCGTCAACGTCAACGTCGCCGCCTTCGACGCGTACAAGCACGGCACGCAGCTGCCCGTGGTCGCCGACGCGCGCGAGACCCTCGAGGCGCTGATCGAGGCGCTCGCCGGCACGCGCGTCGACGCCGCGTACGCCGACCGCATCGCCCGCGAGAAGCGCGAGTGGGACGCCGCCGTCGACCGCGCGCTCGCCCCCACGGGCGGCGCGCTGCCCGGCCAGCCCGAGATCATCGGCGCGGTCCAGGCCGCGAGCGACCCGCGCGACGTCGTCGTGCAGGCGGCCGGATCTCTGCCCGGCGACCTCCACAAGCTGTGGCGCGTCCGCGACGCGCTCGGGTACCACGTGGAGTACGCGTTCTCGTGCATGGGCTACGAGATCCCCGGCGGCCTCGGCGTCAAGCGCGGCGCGGAAGCGCTCGGCGACGACCGCGACGTGATCGTCATGGTCGGCGACGGCTCGTACCTCATGCTGCACACGGAGCTCGTGACCGCCGTGGCCGAGGGGATCAAGATCATCGTCGTCGTGATCCAGAACCACGGCTACGCCTCGATCGGCCACCTCTCCGAGACGGTCGGCACCGAGCGCTTCGGCACGCGCTACCAGGCGCTGGATGCGGTGACCCGCAACTTCGAGGGCCGGGAGCCGCTGCCCGTCGACCTCGCGGCGAATGCCCGCAGCTACGGTGTCGACGTGATCGAGATCGCGCCCGGCCCCGACGCGACGACGGCGCTCGGCGACGCCGTGCGGCGTGCGAAGGCGTCCGACCGCACCACGGTGATCCACGTCGAGAGCGACCCGCTCGTCTACGGTCCCGACGGCGAGGGCTGGTGGGACGTGCCGGTCCCCGGCGTCTCCGAGATGCCGTCCACGCAGGCCGCGCACGCCGAGTACGTGGAGCGGAAGAGGGCGCAGCGGCCGCTGCTCGGCTGACGAGGGACGGGTGCCGGATCGACCCGGGCGTCCAGATGCTATTTCCTATAGGATCTGGATCCCGGGCATCCGGGACCCGACGACCGCGATGGAGCAGCATGCCGGAGAACCCCGCGACCCACCCCGCCCCCGCGTTCACCGCCGCGGACTGGCCCATCGCCACCTGCCTCCACTCGTTCGCGACGGTCGGCCGCGACGGCACCGCCCTCCACGACGCGGACGCCGCCGTCTGGGATCGCATGTTCGCCGACATCGCCCGCGAGGGCTTCAGCCTCGCCGAGCTCGCCGACAGCCATGTCCGCCCCGCCGACCTCGAGCCTTCCCGCCGCGACGAGCTCGTCTCCATCGCGCGGGACCACGGCGTCGGCATCCCCTCGGTGCACCTGCAGCGGCAGAGCGTGATCATGCCCGGGCACGAGGAGCGCAACCTCGCCTACGCGCACCGCACCATCGACGCGATCGCCGAGATGGGCATGGAGGTCTTCTCGACCGGCCTGCACCAGCCGTTCAGCGAGGCGCAGCGGAAGGCGCTGTGGTTCTGGACCGCCGAGGGCCCGAAGGACCCCGACGATCCCGAGGTGTGGGACGCCGCCGTCACGCGCCTCCGCGAGCTCGGCCGGCACGCCGCCCAGCTCGGCCTGCGCATGGCGCTCGAGATGTACGAGGACACCTACCTCGGCACGGCCGACAGCGCCGTGCGGCTCGTGGAGGAGATCGGCCTCGACAACGTGGGCCTCAACCCCGACGTCGCGAACCTCATCCGCCTGCACCGCCCGGTCGAGAGCTGGCGCGAGCTGTACGCGAAGACGCTGCCGTACGCCAACTACTGGCACGTGAAGAACTACATGCGCGACGAGGCGGCCGACGGCAGCTGGGCGTCCAGCGTGCCCACGACCATGAAGGCCGGCCTCATCGACTACCGGCAGGTGATCCGCGACGCGGTCGAGCTCGGCTTCGACGGGATCATCCTCACCGAGCAGTACGGCGGCGACAGCCTCGGCGTCTGCGCGGAGAACCGCGACTACATCCGCACGCTGCTGCCGCAGACGCGCGACGAATAGGAAGAGGGCACCATGACCGACCAGAACAGCACCGCACGCAGCATCGCCATCGTCGGATCCGGGTACATGGGCGGCGGCATCGCGCAGGTGCTCGCGCTCGCGGGCGCGACGGTGCGCATCGCCGACATCTCGGAGGAGATCGCCGTCGCGAACCACGCGCGCCTGCTGGAGGAGGCGGCGAGGTTCGTCGCCGACGGGCTGTTCCCTTCAGACGCCGTGGAGCGGATCCACGCGGCCGTGACCCCCGCCGCGTCCATCGAGGAGGCCGTCGCCGACGCCGACTTCATCGAGGAGGCCGTGCCCGAGAAGCTCGAGATCAAGCACGCGACGCTGCGGCGGATCTCGGCGGCGGCCCGTCCCGATGCGGTCATCGGATCCAACACCTCCACCATCCTCATCGGCTCGCTCGCCGAGGCCGTCACGAATCCCGAGCGGTTCCTCGGCGTGCACTTCTCGAACCCGGCGCCGTTCATCCCGGGCGTCGAGCTGATCCCGCACTCGGGCACCGACGAGCGGGCGGTCGCCATGGCCGAGGAGATCGTTGCGGCCACGGGCAAGGAGACCGCGCGCGTCACGGACTCCACGGGCTTCGTGCTCAACCGCCTGCAGTACGCGCTCTTCCACGAGGCGACGCAGATCGTGGAGGAGGGCATCGCGACCCCCGAGGACATCGACACGATCGTCCGCACGACCTTCGGCTTCCGCCTGCCGGTCTTCGGCCCGTTCGCGATCGCCGACATGGCCGGCCTCGACGTCTACGC encodes:
- a CDS encoding sugar phosphate isomerase/epimerase family protein; amino-acid sequence: MPENPATHPAPAFTAADWPIATCLHSFATVGRDGTALHDADAAVWDRMFADIAREGFSLAELADSHVRPADLEPSRRDELVSIARDHGVGIPSVHLQRQSVIMPGHEERNLAYAHRTIDAIAEMGMEVFSTGLHQPFSEAQRKALWFWTAEGPKDPDDPEVWDAAVTRLRELGRHAAQLGLRMALEMYEDTYLGTADSAVRLVEEIGLDNVGLNPDVANLIRLHRPVESWRELYAKTLPYANYWHVKNYMRDEAADGSWASSVPTTMKAGLIDYRQVIRDAVELGFDGIILTEQYGGDSLGVCAENRDYIRTLLPQTRDE
- a CDS encoding 3-hydroxyacyl-CoA dehydrogenase family protein yields the protein MTDQNSTARSIAIVGSGYMGGGIAQVLALAGATVRIADISEEIAVANHARLLEEAARFVADGLFPSDAVERIHAAVTPAASIEEAVADADFIEEAVPEKLEIKHATLRRISAAARPDAVIGSNTSTILIGSLAEAVTNPERFLGVHFSNPAPFIPGVELIPHSGTDERAVAMAEEIVAATGKETARVTDSTGFVLNRLQYALFHEATQIVEEGIATPEDIDTIVRTTFGFRLPVFGPFAIADMAGLDVYAFCYASLQTRWPERFATPASLQAHVDAGEYGTKTGSGYLDVPAERTAALVAYRNKAYVAIKELMDELGPAPI
- the iolD gene encoding 3D-(3,5/4)-trihydroxycyclohexane-1,2-dione acylhydrolase (decyclizing), whose product is MTEPTTRMTVSQALVAFLANQWTVDGDHRERTIPGVFGIFGHGNVAGIGQALMQANAQDPDLMPYHQARNEQAMVHQSVGFARMHRRLATYASAASVGPGAANMLTGAALATANRLPALLLPSDTFATRVSDPVLQQLEHPHDSGISVNDAFRPLSRFFDRVQRPEQLYSIALAAMRVLTDPAETGAVTIALPEDVQAEALDVPLAFLAPREWHLRRPLPERGPLARAVQAIRDARTPFIIAGGGVIYSAAELALLRFAEATGIPVGTTQAGGGSLAWDHPQYVGGIGATGSTAANRLAAEADVVIGIGTRYSDFTTASRTAFQRPDVTFVNVNVAAFDAYKHGTQLPVVADARETLEALIEALAGTRVDAAYADRIAREKREWDAAVDRALAPTGGALPGQPEIIGAVQAASDPRDVVVQAAGSLPGDLHKLWRVRDALGYHVEYAFSCMGYEIPGGLGVKRGAEALGDDRDVIVMVGDGSYLMLHTELVTAVAEGIKIIVVVIQNHGYASIGHLSETVGTERFGTRYQALDAVTRNFEGREPLPVDLAANARSYGVDVIEIAPGPDATTALGDAVRRAKASDRTTVIHVESDPLVYGPDGEGWWDVPVPGVSEMPSTQAAHAEYVERKRAQRPLLG